A genomic region of Metopolophium dirhodum isolate CAU chromosome 1, ASM1992520v1, whole genome shotgun sequence contains the following coding sequences:
- the LOC132939498 gene encoding uncharacterized protein LOC132939498 has translation MNKKYTIIAKAYKTIKHESTTQQTLVIQVDPEFYELTSLIYLCCYELSFIGKFIFFIWRIYFDNPLSMVLTELESIHEKLIRLNVKLLMNITYMNWIPIVIMIVNVMVGIIATTLWIISHKHLIEIKDMVMIMVLNTCQCFVLFEYILLISYIKWMVYMINEQIPERRSCLSTYRDMYLEVIECLHQVNRSIYGVPAIVVFIAANVAENILCVYNNILFPRDYENDTFSVVTFIWMLTRTVNVLILFMIGDVTEKEVNRMSFVFHQRSLIERNPRIKRQIKFFLLRRLHEHYYFELYGMFHINIRQLFSLLNKAIGYLVIQILFKLNK, from the exons atgaataaaaaatacacaataattgcCAAAgcatataaaactattaagcACGAAAGTACAACACAGCAAACCTTA gtCATACAAGTTGATCCGGAATTTTATGAACTAACGTCCTTAATATATCTCTGCTGTTATGAATTATCTTTTATtggaaaattcatattttttatttggcgCATATATTTCGATAATCCACTATCCATGGTATTGACTGAACTTGAATCAATTCACGAAAAATTGATACGTCTGAATGTAAAACTGCTGATGAATATAACATATATGAATTGGATTCCTATAGTTATAATGATTGTAAATGTGATGGTAGGGATTATAGCTACAACTCTATGGATAATAtcgcataaacatttaattgaaataaaagacatg GTCATGATAATGGTTTTAAATACTTGCCAATGCTTTGTTCTTTTTgaatatatactactaatatcATACATAAAGTGGATGGTCTACATGATAAACGAACAAATTCCGGAAAGAAGATCTTGTTTAAGTACCTACAGAGACATGTATTTGGAAGTTATAGAATGCTTACATCAAGTCAATAGATCAATATATGGTGTGCCGGccattgttgtttttattgcagCAAATGTTGCTGAAAATATTCTTtgcgtatacaataatatattattccctAGAGACTATGAAAATGATACTTTTTCGGTAGTTACTTTCATATGGATGTTGACGAGAACAGTCAATGTTCTAATTTTATTCATGATTGGTGACGTTACAGAAAAagag GTAAATCGGATGAGTTTTGTCTTTCATCAACGTTCCTTAATAGAAAGAAACCCTAGAATTAAACgtcag atcaagttttttttactaCGCAGATTACACGAACACTACTATTTTGAGCTGTATGGAatgtttcatattaatataagacaactatttagtttattaaacaaAGCAATTGGTTATTTagtaatacaaattttgttcaaattgaataaataa